AAGGCGCTTGGCTATATAAGAAATCATGTCACCTCAAGGCTCGATCGTATATTTCTGCAACTGTTTCGGCACATACCATTTTATGAAATTGTATCCGATTCCTATCGGAGCTGGATCTATACCCCGAAAACGGGAGCTTATGATGGGAAGCGCCTGCTGAACATACAAGAACGTGTAGGGCTGGTCTTCCGCAACTATCTCCTGAAATTTGTCGTAGTATTTTTTCCGCTCTTCCGGATCGTACACCGATGCTCCCTGCTCCAGAAGTGTATCTACTTCGGGATTATTGTAACTGACAAAATTCAGCTCGTTCTCGCCGGTTTTTTTGGAACTCCAGATGTCGATCTGGTTCGGATCGATGCCGATACCCCAGCCGAGCAGGCACGCTTCGAAGTTGCGTTTATTGATAAAATTCTTGAGAAATGCAGCCCACTCGATAACGCGGATCTTCACGTCTATGCCGATTTTTTTCAAATCACTCTGGATGATTGTCGCTGTATTCTTTCGAAGCTCGTTTCCCTGATTGGTAATAATCGTGAACTCGAAAGGTTTTCCATCTTTCTGCATAACACCGTTTTCCAGTTTCCAGCCTGCCTCTGCAAGCAACCGTTTGGCGCCTTCAGGATCGTACGGATACTTTTTGACATTGTGGTTGTACCACATAGTGTCGGGTTTATACGGCGCATTCGTCACTTGACCCAATCCCAGGAGAACGCCCTGGACGATGCTCTCCCTGTTCATGGCCATGGTCAGCGCCTGTCTGACTCTTTTGTCCTCAAATTTCCAGTCCCGAAGGTTGTACCCGAGATAGGTGTAACTGAATGTCAAGTATTCGTATTTCTTGAAATTGTCTTTGAACCATTGGGTATCGGTCTGTCTCTTGTACTGAAGTGGAGTCAATCCCATTTGATCCAATCTTCCGGCTTTCAACTCAAGAAACATGGTTGCAAGGTCAGGGATAGTTCGGGTGAGCACTCGATCGATATAAGGCCGGCCTTCAAAATATTTGTGATAACTATCCACTATAATTTTTTCGCCGGTCACCCATTCCTTGAACCGATACGGACCGGTCCCCACAGGATCCCTTTTCAAAGGACTCTGAGTTACGTCCTTGCCTTCCAGGAGATGTCTCGGATGGATTGCCTGGCCCCAGGAGCCCAGAGCGGGCGCGTACGGCTTATCGTAGGTCACTTCGATTGTATGATCGTCGATGACATGAAATTCCTTTACTTTTAAGAAATCCGTTGCATAGGCCGTGGGCGTTTTAGGATCGATATAGAGCTTGTACGTGAACTCCACATCTTTGGCGGTGAACGGAGTTCCATCCTGCCAGAGCACGTCTTTTTTCAGAAAAAACTTGATCTTGAGCTTGTCTTCGGAAATCTCCCATTTTTCGGCAAGATCGCCGGTAAGTAAGATATCTTTATCGTACTTTACGAGACCATTGTAAATAAGTCCGGTTATATCGAAGCTGGCTGAATCCGATGCAAGAACCGGGAGGAGCACCGAAGCGTCTCCGATGCTGCCCCTGACTATCATGTCACCGTATGCGGGCTTTCCTTCGTCCGCGACCGTATTCTTGACCGAACCGGTCGATGGACTGGAATTGTTCGATCCACATGCGGACATGGCAAACATAAGTGCCAGGAGTACAAGAAACCGTGATAAGTTGTTCATAAATTTCCTTCGGTCGCATATGAGGAGATTTTTCAGCCCCCGTTTCGAGAATATAGTAAAAATACGAAAATCCGGCAAGAGGTCCTCGTTTGTGTCATCTTTGGCACGTTCATCTCAACGGTCTTGCAGGAGTTCTGTTGAATTGCTAAGTTGAGTTCATCTTACGGTGATGGGGTGATCTTGCCTCCGAGCGCACTGCAAGAGAATGAGCAAAGGGGAAAAGGGTTGGAGGAAAAAGATCTTTCTGAAAAGCAGCGTGAATGGCTTGAAGCATCAAGGAAGATAGGCCGCGTGTCCATGACAAAGACAGAGCGTCTCTTGCTTGAACGTCTGTACAAAGAAATGCTTCCTCATGAGCAGCAGGATCTGCAACAATTCATCCAGGACAAGTACGGTAAAAAGCCCGAAGAATCCGGGGAAGAAAAACAGACGGAAGACGATCCTATTGAACGCATGATGCAGAAAACGTGGTCGATCCCGTCGGAAAAATTCAGATCTGCACTGGCGAAAACCCAACCCTCGAGGCCTCCGAGAAAATGAATCCTTGCTTTTTGAAAAGATGGACGCGGCAGATTCTGTCATCGGTTTACCCTGAACAGGATTGCATGCCTGATACGAATTTGCATTCAAAATCCCTCCATTCCCCCCTTTATAAAGGGGAGTTAGAGGGGATTTTCGTCCAATTTTGAAAGCAAATTGGCATGAATCATTGTTTTGAAAGATTTCTTTGCTTTATTTTCGTGGCAAGAACGAACAACTTCCTGCCACGTCTGAATGTGCAGAAGCTGCACAGGTGAGTTGAAAAGGAGCTCTCTTATGCTTGATATCGCTTTCATTCGAAGCAATCCGGAGATCATTAAAGAAGGCATTCGCAAGAAAAGAATGCCTATGGATGTTGATGAACTCCTTTCTGTTGACGAGGAATTAAGGAAAACCCGCGCCGAAGTCGAGTCATTACGAGCCGATCGAAATCGGGTATCCAAAGATATTCCCAAGCTCATGGGTGAGGAGCGGGATCAAGCTGTGGAACTGGTAAAAAACGTCAAGGATCGTATGGCTCAAGCCGAGCCTCGGCTGAAGGAGCTTGAAGAGCGATTCGACCGCCTGATGCTCATGGTGCCGAATCCACCTCTCGACATGGTTCCTGAAGGCGATTCGGACGATGACAATGTTGAGGTCCGGCGGTTCGGTGAACCGACACAATTCGCTTTTCCTCCCAAAGATCATCTGGAACTGGCTGAGGGACTCGGAATTCTCGACATGCCCCGTGCCGTGAAAATCTCCGGTGCGCGCATGTACTTCCTGAAGAATGAAGGGGCGCTCCTGGAATTTGCGCTTTTCAGGTTTGCTCTGGATTTGCTCGTGTCCAAAGGTTTTCAGCCGATGATCGTTCCCCAGATCGTGCGACGCGATGCGATGATCGGAACGGGGTTTTTTCCGTTGGGCGAGGAAGACACTTTCTTCATAGAAAAGGATCAGCTTTATCTTGTGGGGACTTCGGAAGTGCCATTGGTCTCCTATCACATGGACGAAATCCTCAATGAAAAAGAGTTGCCGAAGCACTATTGCGGATATTCTTCCTGCTTCAGGCGAGAGGCCGGTTCATACGGGAGAGACACACGCGGCTTTTACCGACTCCATCAATTCAACAAAGTGGAACAAATAGCCATCTGTGTAAACGATCCGGAAGTCTCCATGAAAGAGCATTATTTGCTCCTTGGAAACTCCGAGGAGTTGATGCGGTCGCTCGGTCTGCCGCACAGAGTGGCTCTTGCGTGCGGAGCCGAAATCGGCCAGGGACAAGTCTTGAAACACGAGATCGAGACATGGATGCCGAGCAGGAATACGTATTCCGAGACGCACTCATGCTCGAGCCTGCATGAATTTCAGGCCCGGAGGCTCCGTCTACGCTGGCGTGGCAAGAACGGCAAAACTCATTATTGTCACACGCTCAACAATACGGCAATTGCATCTCCGAGAATATTCATTCCGATCCTTGAGAATTTTCAAAACGAGGACGGCAGTGTTACCATTCCTGAAGTGCTTCGCCCTTATATGAACGGCATGGAACGAATCGAGCCCAAATCCAAATAATCTGCAGCCAAAAAGGTAAAATCGGGGAGAAATTTCTTGTAAGAAGTTCCTCCCCGATTTTCCTTCTTGATTGCGTAATCACATCACAGTTTACCTATGGGGTTTGTCACATGGCATTAAAGATGGGGTGGCTTTCAACCGGCCGTGATCCTGCTGCACGGAATCTTCTCCAAACGGTTTACGAAGATATAGCGAAGAACAATATTCCGGCATCTATTGAATGGGTTTTTTGCCACCGCGAGACCGGTGATGCGCCTCTCAGTGAAGAGTATCGCCAGCGAGAGCTCTTCTTCGATCTCGCTGCAGGTTTCAATATACCTGTCGCGACTCTATCGCATCTTCGAGTTGCTCCGGACCTTCGGAAACGAGGTATTGCAGAGAGTCCTTCCGCAGCAGAAGCTTCCCCTGCTCTAGAAGAATGGCGCAACCTGTTCGGTCAGGAAGTCATGAAGGTCATCCGGATGCTCCCCCCGGTAGATATCGTGATAATGGCCGGGTACATGCTCATTATTGGCGACCCCGAGTTGGAAGGCATGGTGCTCGTGAATGTCCACCCGGCGCTTCCCTGGGGACCTCGCGGAACATGGCAGGAGGTCATCCATCAGCTCATTGCAGAAAATGCGGAAGAGCAGGGCATCATGGTTCATGTGGTCACCAAAACCCTGGACCGCGGACCGGTCATCTCGTACTGCAGATTTCCGATAAAGGGAGCCCAATGGGATCCTCTTTGGGATGCGTGGCACAATGAGATTAAACCTGAATCTACTCGTGAAGAGCGTGAAGCTCATCCATTGTTCCTGAAAATACGGGCCGAAGGAGAGATTCGGGAACTCCCGCTGCTGCGATCCGCTATCCGGGAAATCGCGTATGGAAATATTACTATCCGCGATAAGCGAATCCGGGTGGGGGGAATGGCTCAGGAAAACGGTGTGGATCTGACGGAAACCATAAGCAAGATCGTTTTTCAGGAAAAGTGAGTTCGCGAACCT
The sequence above is a segment of the Desulfomonile tiedjei DSM 6799 genome. Coding sequences within it:
- a CDS encoding formyltransferase family protein; this translates as MALKMGWLSTGRDPAARNLLQTVYEDIAKNNIPASIEWVFCHRETGDAPLSEEYRQRELFFDLAAGFNIPVATLSHLRVAPDLRKRGIAESPSAAEASPALEEWRNLFGQEVMKVIRMLPPVDIVIMAGYMLIIGDPELEGMVLVNVHPALPWGPRGTWQEVIHQLIAENAEEQGIMVHVVTKTLDRGPVISYCRFPIKGAQWDPLWDAWHNEIKPESTREEREAHPLFLKIRAEGEIRELPLLRSAIREIAYGNITIRDKRIRVGGMAQENGVDLTETISKIVFQEK
- a CDS encoding peptide-binding protein encodes the protein MNNLSRFLVLLALMFAMSACGSNNSSPSTGSVKNTVADEGKPAYGDMIVRGSIGDASVLLPVLASDSASFDITGLIYNGLVKYDKDILLTGDLAEKWEISEDKLKIKFFLKKDVLWQDGTPFTAKDVEFTYKLYIDPKTPTAYATDFLKVKEFHVIDDHTIEVTYDKPYAPALGSWGQAIHPRHLLEGKDVTQSPLKRDPVGTGPYRFKEWVTGEKIIVDSYHKYFEGRPYIDRVLTRTIPDLATMFLELKAGRLDQMGLTPLQYKRQTDTQWFKDNFKKYEYLTFSYTYLGYNLRDWKFEDKRVRQALTMAMNRESIVQGVLLGLGQVTNAPYKPDTMWYNHNVKKYPYDPEGAKRLLAEAGWKLENGVMQKDGKPFEFTIITNQGNELRKNTATIIQSDLKKIGIDVKIRVIEWAAFLKNFINKRNFEACLLGWGIGIDPNQIDIWSSKKTGENELNFVSYNNPEVDTLLEQGASVYDPEERKKYYDKFQEIVAEDQPYTFLYVQQALPIISSRFRGIDPAPIGIGYNFIKWYVPKQLQKYTIEP
- the serS gene encoding serine--tRNA ligase, whose amino-acid sequence is MLDIAFIRSNPEIIKEGIRKKRMPMDVDELLSVDEELRKTRAEVESLRADRNRVSKDIPKLMGEERDQAVELVKNVKDRMAQAEPRLKELEERFDRLMLMVPNPPLDMVPEGDSDDDNVEVRRFGEPTQFAFPPKDHLELAEGLGILDMPRAVKISGARMYFLKNEGALLEFALFRFALDLLVSKGFQPMIVPQIVRRDAMIGTGFFPLGEEDTFFIEKDQLYLVGTSEVPLVSYHMDEILNEKELPKHYCGYSSCFRREAGSYGRDTRGFYRLHQFNKVEQIAICVNDPEVSMKEHYLLLGNSEELMRSLGLPHRVALACGAEIGQGQVLKHEIETWMPSRNTYSETHSCSSLHEFQARRLRLRWRGKNGKTHYCHTLNNTAIASPRIFIPILENFQNEDGSVTIPEVLRPYMNGMERIEPKSK